One genomic segment of Salinigranum rubrum includes these proteins:
- a CDS encoding ABC transporter ATP-binding protein encodes MTASERRGVRNGEWSDPSETRAVDPESAVVVDGVRKRFGSGPEAVTAVDDVSFAIERGSVVGLLGPNGAGKTTLIKCILGMVLPDEGAVSIHGHDVSAEPRRAYAHVDAMLEGARNDYWRLTVRENLRYFATISGVDPDSVTARHDRLLDQLDLADKADEPVRKLSRGMKQKVSLASVLATESDVVFLDEPTLGLDVESSLTLRRELRRIVEARDLTVVLSSHDMDVIEDVCDRVIIMSEGRVVADDTVSNLLHRSGTGTYRVTSPDLDREVIDALEARFDVTDVERRDGRTHVEVRVDSDGFYRLVDTLRENRVTIDGVTSVARDLESVFVELTDRTNGTERGGSR; translated from the coding sequence ATGACCGCATCGGAGCGCCGAGGGGTGCGAAACGGCGAGTGGAGCGACCCGTCCGAGACGCGCGCCGTCGACCCCGAGTCGGCCGTCGTCGTCGACGGGGTCCGAAAGCGGTTCGGGAGCGGTCCCGAGGCGGTGACGGCCGTCGACGACGTCTCGTTCGCCATCGAGCGCGGGTCGGTCGTCGGGCTACTCGGACCGAACGGGGCCGGCAAGACCACGCTCATCAAGTGTATCCTCGGGATGGTGCTGCCCGACGAGGGGGCGGTCTCGATTCACGGCCACGACGTGTCCGCCGAGCCCCGGAGGGCGTACGCCCACGTCGACGCGATGCTCGAAGGCGCCCGCAACGACTACTGGCGGCTGACCGTCCGGGAGAACCTCCGGTACTTCGCGACCATCAGCGGCGTCGACCCCGACTCCGTGACCGCGCGACACGACCGCCTCCTCGACCAACTCGACCTCGCCGACAAGGCCGATGAACCGGTGCGAAAGCTCTCCCGCGGGATGAAGCAGAAGGTGTCGCTCGCGAGCGTCCTCGCCACCGAGTCCGACGTCGTCTTCCTCGACGAGCCGACGCTCGGACTCGACGTCGAGAGTTCGCTCACCCTCCGCCGGGAACTCCGGCGCATCGTCGAGGCGCGCGACCTCACGGTCGTCCTCTCGAGCCACGACATGGACGTCATCGAGGACGTCTGCGACCGGGTGATCATCATGAGCGAGGGGCGGGTCGTCGCCGACGACACCGTGTCGAACCTCCTGCATCGGTCGGGAACGGGAACGTACCGCGTCACCAGTCCCGACCTCGACAGGGAAGTGATCGACGCGCTCGAAGCGCGGTTCGACGTGACCGACGTGGAGCGCCGCGACGGTCGAACCCACGTCGAGGTCCGGGTCGACAGCGACGGCTTCTACCGTCTCGTCGACACCCTCCGCGAGAACAGGGTGACCATCGACGGCGTGACGAGCGTCGCGCGCGATCTCGAATCGGTGTTCGTCGAACTCACCGACCGAACGAACGGGACGGAGAGGGGAGGGAGTCGGTGA
- a CDS encoding ABC transporter permease codes for MTAVDGEVESGTGRERDDTETPRPAGYRHLARAVFTREYLIFVRYPANAVGGIVISLFFFGLLFYGGQMVAGQALTDSLEGIIVGYFLWTLSVGAYSAISNDIASEVQWGTLERHLMTPFGFAPVVLFKGVAKVVRTFVTSSIILAVMLLVSGTGLQLNLVTVVPVATLAVVSVLGLGLAAGGVAILYKRIGNWLNLLQFGFIVLISLPAFDLGWARFLPLAQGSALLQRAMVDGTRLWEFSVGDLAVLCVVALGYLLLGYVVFQAATRRARRLGVLGDY; via the coding sequence CTGACCGCCGTCGACGGTGAGGTCGAAAGCGGGACGGGGCGTGAACGCGACGACACGGAGACGCCGCGTCCGGCGGGCTACCGTCACCTCGCGCGGGCCGTGTTCACCCGCGAGTATCTCATCTTCGTCCGCTACCCCGCGAACGCCGTCGGCGGCATCGTCATCTCGCTGTTCTTCTTCGGCCTCCTCTTCTACGGGGGGCAGATGGTCGCCGGACAGGCGCTCACCGACTCCCTCGAAGGCATCATCGTCGGCTACTTCCTGTGGACGCTCTCGGTGGGCGCGTACAGCGCCATCTCGAACGACATCGCGAGCGAGGTGCAGTGGGGCACCCTCGAACGGCACCTCATGACCCCGTTCGGCTTCGCCCCCGTCGTCCTCTTCAAGGGCGTCGCGAAGGTCGTCCGCACGTTCGTCACCTCCTCGATCATCCTCGCGGTCATGCTTCTCGTGAGCGGGACCGGCCTCCAGTTGAACCTCGTGACCGTGGTTCCCGTGGCGACGCTCGCCGTCGTCTCCGTTCTGGGTCTGGGCCTCGCCGCCGGTGGGGTCGCCATCCTCTACAAACGCATCGGCAACTGGCTCAACCTCCTGCAGTTCGGGTTCATCGTGCTCATCTCGCTGCCGGCGTTCGACCTCGGCTGGGCCCGGTTCCTCCCGCTCGCGCAGGGGAGCGCGCTGCTCCAGCGGGCGATGGTCGACGGCACCCGGCTGTGGGAGTTCTCGGTCGGCGACCTCGCCGTCCTCTGCGTCGTGGCGCTCGGCTACCTGCTCCTCGGCTACGTCGTATTTCAGGCCGCGACGCGTCGCGCGCGACGGCTCGGCGTGCTGGGCGACTACTGA
- a CDS encoding asparagine synthase-related protein: protein MTGLCGVLGDPNHRIDSMAEDLRWTGHEETTTYADAEVALHSAVHPGRDRTQPARTPDGTLVWVSGQVWGCERADGYRPRCQSSETAAEFCAREYAERGIEFVAGLNGTFAGVVYDRNRREVHLITDRLGTHPVYYARPTPETVVFSTLIQSLPAHPAVDTEFDVEYLSEYFATGSVGGVKTPLTGIEELPPSSVTTVRLERGEIETDRYWRPRFDPLDRPFSYFVDEFVDRFERILDERFDPETRYGLLLSGGSDSRAILAGADPDVDIRTYHAKSWRSRETQITERVADVADRELHTLHRDRDTHRRLLDAVPRMMNFTGRFCEAHVHEFGDQLREEVDVLVSGLAADTLFRDHAFPVPSLRIGPLGSVDLPMAQRTESLEEFLKRRDAPLPAYLDTNQRLSDILRRNVTTEGGLSHHGVECRSVDELVFFDDFYPFSNKSDFFFHALNGMMPHWSPFFDNRLVDLALRIPLKHRSRRNLIDATTTELDERLGAIPHGNTGVPVEQSFPVEYVWRYANQFRWKFLTGDDTPAEHLSHGPWISTEGLTRSHEFVPERLRERADRIDSLPFLDRDGAWRSYQAHLEGADNSFELYTLLSFLEMPVVERVAGETRESARPVEGR, encoded by the coding sequence ATGACAGGCCTCTGTGGAGTTCTCGGTGACCCGAACCACCGAATCGACTCGATGGCGGAAGACCTCCGGTGGACCGGTCACGAGGAGACGACGACGTACGCCGACGCCGAGGTGGCGCTTCACAGTGCCGTCCATCCGGGCCGCGACCGGACACAGCCGGCGCGGACGCCGGACGGGACGCTCGTGTGGGTCTCGGGGCAGGTGTGGGGCTGTGAACGGGCAGACGGCTACCGACCACGGTGTCAGTCGTCCGAGACGGCTGCCGAGTTCTGCGCACGCGAGTACGCGGAGCGCGGAATCGAGTTCGTCGCGGGACTGAACGGGACCTTCGCCGGAGTCGTTTACGACCGGAACCGACGAGAGGTCCACCTCATCACCGACCGACTCGGAACGCACCCGGTCTACTACGCGCGTCCGACGCCGGAGACGGTCGTGTTCTCGACGCTGATCCAGTCGCTCCCGGCACATCCAGCCGTCGACACCGAGTTCGACGTGGAGTACCTCTCCGAGTACTTCGCCACTGGCTCCGTCGGTGGCGTGAAGACACCGTTGACCGGTATCGAGGAACTACCCCCGTCGTCGGTGACGACAGTCCGTCTCGAGCGCGGTGAGATCGAGACGGACCGCTACTGGCGACCGCGGTTCGACCCGCTCGACAGACCGTTCTCGTACTTCGTCGACGAGTTCGTCGACCGGTTCGAGCGCATCCTCGACGAGCGGTTCGACCCCGAGACGCGGTACGGTCTGCTCCTGAGCGGTGGGAGCGACTCACGAGCCATCCTGGCGGGAGCGGACCCCGACGTCGACATCCGCACGTACCACGCGAAGAGTTGGCGGAGCCGCGAAACGCAGATCACAGAGCGGGTGGCCGACGTCGCGGACCGGGAGCTACACACACTCCACCGTGACCGGGACACGCACCGACGGCTGTTGGACGCGGTCCCTCGGATGATGAACTTCACCGGCCGGTTCTGTGAGGCACACGTGCACGAGTTCGGTGACCAACTCCGCGAGGAGGTCGACGTGCTCGTCTCGGGGCTGGCTGCTGACACGCTGTTTCGAGACCACGCCTTCCCGGTCCCGTCGCTCCGGATCGGTCCCCTCGGGAGCGTGGACCTCCCGATGGCACAGCGAACGGAGAGTCTCGAGGAGTTTCTCAAACGACGCGACGCACCCCTCCCGGCGTACCTGGACACGAACCAGCGGCTGTCGGACATCCTGCGGCGAAACGTCACGACGGAAGGGGGACTCTCTCACCACGGGGTCGAGTGTCGCTCCGTCGACGAACTCGTCTTCTTCGACGACTTCTATCCGTTCTCCAACAAGTCCGACTTCTTCTTCCACGCGCTGAACGGCATGATGCCGCACTGGAGTCCGTTCTTCGACAACCGCCTCGTCGACCTCGCCCTTCGCATCCCCCTGAAACACCGGTCGCGACGGAACCTGATCGACGCGACGACGACCGAACTCGACGAGCGCCTCGGCGCGATTCCACACGGAAACACCGGCGTCCCGGTCGAGCAGTCGTTCCCGGTCGAATACGTCTGGCGGTACGCCAACCAGTTCCGGTGGAAGTTCCTGACCGGCGACGACACGCCGGCGGAACACCTCTCACACGGGCCGTGGATCAGCACGGAGGGACTCACCCGCTCACACGAGTTCGTCCCGGAGCGACTCCGGGAACGAGCGGACCGCATCGACAGCCTCCCGTTTCTCGACCGCGACGGAGCGTGGCGAAGCTATCAGGCCCATCTCGAGGGGGCGGACAACAGTTTCGAGCTGTACACACTGCTGTCGTTCCTCGAGATGCCCGTCGTCGAACGGGTGGCGGGCGAGACGCGGGAGTCGGCGCGGCCGGTCGAAGGCCGATAA
- a CDS encoding right-handed parallel beta-helix repeat-containing protein produces MVSVTDYGATPNDGSDCTQAFRDAFDAAGDNGTVTVPEGTFTVSATSGESYSVLQITPGRLGISLIGAGPDKTRIRLTGGHTHNQVFCKHEEDYNHDGAVYRDLTLDGNGANQNDDPGFGVLLQSQGDNDMLFENVRFEDWTTNGLTMLGGGWTARDCSFVDNGVGADKVAKRDGHGIAVNEGAGSNVLIERCYFTGMTGTSVDVQDTHAGLVTMRKCVVDGTEYGAKLNPGSGEFHIDNCLFKNIPNQGIYYIPSGDYVGTLRITQSRFENIGWPAIDMPSPCTYKGGDIVIENCNSGDYRNGAWYDRNSASVDLTRIAVHDTKYGGAVQFESGASGSIDELIHSNNSGGIGDLSGVSVSTTTKSGSISVSTPTASDVGVYAVDSSDGSSGDGSGSSYKSADQYGAYQTPKAGQLDWHIPLNENFDSIGTEVRELAKRIEELE; encoded by the coding sequence ATGGTTTCAGTCACAGACTACGGCGCGACGCCGAATGACGGTTCGGACTGCACGCAGGCGTTCCGCGATGCCTTCGATGCGGCCGGTGATAACGGAACGGTGACGGTACCCGAGGGGACGTTCACCGTGAGTGCGACGTCGGGCGAATCGTACTCGGTCCTCCAGATCACGCCGGGACGTCTCGGTATCTCGTTGATCGGCGCGGGTCCCGACAAGACGCGTATCCGGCTGACGGGCGGTCACACCCACAACCAGGTGTTCTGCAAGCACGAGGAGGACTACAACCACGACGGAGCGGTGTACCGCGACCTCACGCTGGACGGAAACGGCGCGAACCAGAACGACGACCCCGGGTTCGGCGTGCTCTTGCAGTCGCAGGGGGACAACGACATGCTGTTCGAGAACGTCCGCTTCGAGGACTGGACGACCAACGGACTCACCATGCTCGGCGGCGGCTGGACCGCGCGCGACTGCAGCTTCGTCGACAACGGCGTCGGTGCCGACAAGGTCGCAAAACGCGACGGCCACGGAATCGCCGTCAACGAGGGGGCAGGCTCGAACGTGCTCATCGAACGGTGTTACTTCACGGGCATGACCGGCACGTCGGTCGACGTGCAGGACACCCACGCCGGGCTCGTCACCATGCGCAAATGTGTCGTCGATGGAACCGAGTACGGGGCGAAGCTCAACCCCGGCTCGGGCGAGTTCCACATCGACAACTGCCTGTTCAAGAACATCCCGAACCAGGGGATCTACTACATCCCGTCCGGGGACTACGTGGGGACGCTTCGGATCACCCAGAGCCGATTCGAGAACATCGGCTGGCCCGCCATCGACATGCCCTCGCCGTGTACGTACAAAGGGGGCGACATCGTGATCGAGAACTGTAATTCGGGCGACTACCGCAACGGCGCGTGGTACGACCGGAACAGCGCCTCCGTCGACCTCACTCGGATCGCCGTCCACGACACCAAGTACGGTGGCGCGGTGCAGTTCGAGAGCGGGGCGAGCGGTTCGATCGACGAACTCATACACAGCAACAACAGCGGTGGGATCGGGGACCTGAGCGGCGTCTCCGTCTCGACGACCACGAAGTCCGGGTCGATCAGCGTCAGCACCCCGACGGCCAGCGACGTCGGTGTCTACGCCGTCGACAGCTCAGACGGGAGCTCCGGGGACGGGTCCGGGTCCTCCTACAAGAGCGCCGACCAGTACGGGGCGTACCAGACTCCCAAGGCGGGGCAACTCGACTGGCACATCCCGCTCAACGAGAACTTCGATTCGATCGGCACCGAAGTGCGCGAACTCGCAAAGCGCATCGAAGAACTCGAATAA
- a CDS encoding heparinase II/III family protein, which yields MTDTNPDVARHGPLTTARLGLQTVSRLQPRQLAGVLERKARHAVLPRLPVDFDDRYERRVPGTLRVSFAGVADNSDLLRDCLEPRTRVSSRSRLAEFSEGRLAFLGEEVRLASDLTIDWDDDQLTDVPLLWWLKYQSLEVLSWFVFGDEEPARDPAVVSNTLDPWLRAFISTTEIGSPDYLRRDWIPHAVSLRIMHLCRYCAWLAAHDMLASRGYLLTFLYKNALFLRNHVEHGVGGNHLVENAVALLMAGLVFDDNRDWLQTGLTVLCETAETQFLSDGGHFERSPMYHVMVLTRYLTAVDLLDRYGRPVPPAVRRTARDATAFLRTLSPPDERIPLLNDAVFDEMLALTEVLRYADAQSISPSGHRELAATGYYWLGTGDDRMLVDGGAVGPPHLPGHSHVDLLSIMLWLDGQRVLTDTGVYQYTADDRRIYARSARAHNTVQVGASGPIEVGGQYLMGARVEPEVVSYDPEEGRFVGQYRCPGWSSRSIRHTRAISAEPGLWTVSDTITGDVDQRISSRLHFHPDTRVDPDGSGAFRISRQSGDTLGTVRVDDDVPTELRRTPYFPRFGVVHERDALEMTYSRGENTFTVSVDANR from the coding sequence ATGACCGACACGAATCCGGACGTCGCCCGACACGGCCCGCTCACGACCGCCAGACTGGGCCTCCAGACGGTCTCACGGTTACAGCCTCGCCAACTCGCCGGTGTCCTCGAACGGAAGGCCAGACACGCGGTCCTGCCGCGGCTCCCTGTCGACTTCGACGACCGGTACGAGCGCCGGGTGCCGGGGACGCTTCGCGTCTCGTTCGCCGGGGTGGCAGACAACAGTGACCTCCTCCGCGACTGTCTCGAACCGCGGACCAGGGTGTCGTCCCGGTCGCGCCTCGCGGAGTTCTCCGAGGGCCGGCTGGCGTTCCTGGGCGAGGAGGTCCGGCTCGCGTCGGACCTGACGATCGATTGGGACGACGACCAGCTCACCGACGTCCCGCTCCTCTGGTGGCTGAAGTATCAGTCGCTCGAAGTGCTCTCCTGGTTCGTCTTCGGCGACGAGGAACCGGCTCGGGACCCGGCGGTCGTCTCGAACACCCTCGATCCGTGGCTCCGGGCGTTCATCTCCACCACAGAGATCGGCTCGCCCGACTACCTCCGGCGCGACTGGATCCCACACGCGGTCTCGCTCCGGATCATGCATCTGTGTCGGTACTGTGCGTGGCTCGCAGCCCACGACATGTTGGCCTCGCGTGGGTATCTCCTGACGTTCCTCTACAAGAACGCGCTCTTCCTCCGGAACCACGTCGAACACGGCGTCGGCGGGAACCACCTCGTCGAGAACGCCGTCGCGCTCCTCATGGCCGGCTTGGTGTTCGACGACAACCGCGACTGGCTTCAGACCGGTCTGACGGTGCTCTGTGAGACCGCGGAGACGCAGTTCCTCTCGGACGGCGGGCACTTCGAGCGGAGCCCGATGTATCACGTCATGGTTCTCACACGATACCTCACCGCCGTCGACCTCCTCGACCGCTACGGGCGGCCGGTTCCCCCGGCCGTTCGGCGGACGGCCCGGGATGCGACCGCGTTCCTCCGAACGCTCTCGCCGCCCGACGAACGGATACCCCTCCTGAACGACGCCGTCTTCGACGAGATGCTCGCGCTCACGGAGGTGTTGCGGTACGCCGACGCCCAGTCCATCTCACCCTCGGGTCACCGTGAACTGGCGGCGACGGGCTACTACTGGCTCGGCACCGGTGACGACCGGATGCTCGTCGACGGGGGTGCGGTCGGCCCGCCGCACCTCCCGGGGCACTCGCACGTGGACCTTCTGAGTATCATGCTGTGGCTCGACGGACAGCGGGTGCTCACCGACACGGGCGTCTACCAGTACACCGCGGACGACCGACGCATCTACGCGCGAAGCGCGCGCGCACACAACACGGTCCAGGTCGGCGCCTCCGGACCGATCGAGGTCGGCGGCCAGTACCTCATGGGTGCGCGTGTCGAACCCGAGGTCGTCTCGTACGACCCCGAGGAGGGCCGGTTCGTCGGCCAGTACCGGTGTCCCGGCTGGTCTTCGCGGTCGATCCGACATACACGAGCAATCTCCGCGGAACCGGGGCTGTGGACCGTCTCGGACACCATCACCGGTGACGTGGACCAACGGATCAGTTCCCGTCTCCACTTCCATCCCGACACGCGCGTCGACCCCGACGGCAGTGGCGCGTTCCGAATCTCGCGGCAGTCGGGCGACACACTCGGAACCGTGCGGGTCGACGACGACGTTCCCACGGAGCTCCGGCGGACACCGTACTTCCCGAGGTTCGGCGTCGTGCACGAACGCGATGCGTTAGAGATGACCTACAGTCGCGGGGAGAACACGTTCACGGTGTCCGTAGACGCAAACCGGTAG
- a CDS encoding glycosyltransferase family 4 protein, translating to MYSIVASAVNHPDSVNPYQGLFNQRILSSLAETDVSLDAVSPRPFAPPVGPYSEYSELPRVEEWGSYETHLPRFWYLLPKRLFYGHAGRSFAKRVPPYVERTFDVPDVVHACHIYLDGYGMLPYCREHDLPLFVVGHGAILNDFDDLASDVRKQVRETLDEATGVLCVSDALAEKARQHTDAAKVSTVPIGADPENFPTEEEATLRRELGIDPETTVVLFVGQFIERKGVGELVEVLPTLDLTNTEFVFVGSGGEMESDLRAAVSESRSPAGAVRTGISTAKLRQWYAVADLLVLPSHAEGRPTVIYEAMASETAVLATPVGGVSEQVVDGETGVLIPPGDVDALEAELTRLTEDRERLGEMGRRGHDRLRENEWTWDGHARRVRRLHEAALE from the coding sequence ATGTACTCGATAGTCGCGAGTGCAGTGAACCACCCGGATTCGGTGAACCCCTACCAGGGGCTGTTCAACCAGCGGATCCTGTCGTCTCTCGCCGAGACCGACGTCTCGCTCGACGCCGTCTCCCCCCGCCCGTTCGCCCCGCCGGTGGGGCCGTACTCCGAGTACAGCGAGTTGCCACGAGTCGAAGAGTGGGGGTCGTACGAGACGCATCTGCCGCGCTTTTGGTACCTCCTCCCCAAGCGCCTCTTTTACGGGCACGCGGGGCGGTCGTTCGCCAAGCGCGTGCCGCCGTACGTGGAGCGCACGTTCGACGTTCCCGACGTCGTCCACGCGTGTCACATCTACCTCGACGGCTACGGGATGCTCCCCTACTGCCGGGAGCACGACCTGCCGCTGTTCGTGGTCGGACACGGCGCGATCCTCAACGACTTCGACGACCTCGCGTCCGACGTCCGCAAGCAGGTCCGAGAGACGCTGGACGAGGCGACGGGCGTCCTGTGTGTCAGCGACGCGCTCGCGGAGAAAGCCCGACAGCACACCGACGCCGCCAAGGTATCGACGGTCCCGATCGGTGCTGACCCGGAGAACTTCCCGACAGAAGAGGAGGCCACACTGCGGCGGGAACTCGGGATCGATCCGGAGACGACCGTCGTCCTGTTCGTCGGCCAGTTCATCGAGCGGAAGGGCGTGGGCGAACTCGTCGAGGTGCTCCCGACGCTCGACCTGACGAACACCGAATTCGTCTTCGTGGGCTCCGGCGGCGAGATGGAGTCCGACCTCCGAGCCGCCGTGTCGGAGAGTCGGAGCCCCGCGGGGGCCGTGCGTACCGGGATATCCACGGCGAAGCTCCGACAGTGGTACGCTGTCGCCGATCTGTTGGTCCTCCCGAGCCACGCGGAGGGACGCCCGACCGTCATCTACGAGGCGATGGCGAGCGAAACCGCGGTGCTCGCCACGCCCGTCGGAGGCGTCTCCGAGCAGGTGGTCGACGGCGAGACCGGCGTCCTGATTCCGCCGGGGGACGTCGACGCGCTCGAAGCTGAACTCACGCGACTGACCGAAGACCGGGAACGGCTGGGCGAGATGGGGCGACGCGGACACGACCGACTTCGAGAGAACGAGTGGACGTGGGACGGACACGCGCGACGCGTCCGCCGACTGCACGAGGCGGCTCTCGAATGA
- a CDS encoding DUF1616 domain-containing protein, producing MNASSNGGGWPLDILGVAVVAAAGAAVSLAPDTGLVGSPLHVFLGILFIFVVPGAALTAALFPKTSRETTHQGFGLDATRQLVSRSRITTAERVVLSLGLSVAVVPLIGLLLNFMPQGVQLGTVIPTIAGLSLLLAGIGLVRRLRLPRDDRFGVTLASVTDATAWIARPDSSTDRIVNVVLVVGLVLAATGVAYAVVAPQPGERFTALYLQTRDPETGEFVADDYPSELGPDDEATLYVGLTNQEHRTVSYTVVVQLQRIEDRDGSRTLLLREEVDRFSTTLEHNESWRQEHVVTPAFYGEDLRLTYLLYKGQPPATPTTENAYRTVHIWVDVNR from the coding sequence ATGAACGCGAGTTCGAACGGCGGCGGCTGGCCCCTCGATATTCTCGGGGTCGCCGTCGTCGCCGCCGCGGGAGCCGCCGTGTCGCTCGCGCCCGACACGGGTCTCGTCGGGTCACCGCTGCACGTCTTTCTCGGTATTTTGTTTATCTTCGTCGTGCCCGGCGCGGCTCTCACCGCGGCGCTGTTCCCGAAGACGAGCCGAGAGACCACGCACCAGGGCTTCGGCCTCGACGCCACCCGTCAGCTGGTCTCACGGAGTCGGATCACGACGGCGGAACGCGTCGTGTTGTCGCTCGGCCTGAGTGTTGCGGTCGTCCCGTTGATCGGGCTGTTGCTGAACTTCATGCCCCAAGGGGTACAGCTGGGGACGGTGATTCCGACCATCGCCGGTCTGTCGCTGCTACTCGCCGGGATCGGTCTGGTTCGCCGCCTCCGCCTCCCTCGCGACGACCGATTCGGTGTCACCCTCGCCTCCGTGACGGACGCGACCGCGTGGATCGCGCGGCCGGACTCGTCGACGGATCGGATCGTCAACGTCGTGCTCGTCGTGGGGCTGGTGCTGGCCGCGACCGGTGTGGCGTACGCGGTCGTGGCTCCCCAACCCGGAGAGCGGTTCACCGCGCTCTATCTCCAGACGCGCGACCCCGAAACGGGGGAGTTCGTCGCCGACGACTACCCCTCCGAACTCGGGCCGGACGACGAGGCGACGCTCTACGTGGGGCTGACGAATCAGGAGCACCGCACCGTCTCGTACACGGTCGTCGTACAGCTTCAGCGCATCGAAGACCGGGACGGTTCGCGGACGTTGCTCCTGCGCGAGGAGGTCGACCGGTTCAGCACGACCCTCGAACACAACGAGTCCTGGCGGCAGGAACACGTCGTGACACCGGCCTTTTACGGGGAGGACCTCCGTCTCACGTACCTCCTCTACAAGGGTCAGCCACCGGCCACCCCGACCACGGAGAACGCGTACCGAACGGTCCACATCTGGGTCGACGTCAACAGATGA
- a CDS encoding glycosyltransferase family 4 protein, protein MSGDTRHVVFVSQRYPPEQGGNASRIRDTATNLREHGWDVTVLSPVKSYPFGEFERSRSWHTTESDEGITVHRFWTWQPRTNDPSIVNRLAYFLVFTLHALWWLLRNRGRYDIVVTSSPPITTELPGIVLSMLGTPWIADVRDLWIDAAVALGHIAEGSVPERAARRFQRFALRTADRISVTTDATTEVLEETYGPGLEHKTVLIPNGVDIDDFYPTGTDERPVIVYTGNIGTAQDLHACVRAMARISSDEAVLRLVGSGDVEPELKTLADELSLNGRIEFTGLVPRQQVPEILNEATVGVAPLKDTEALEYAMPTKVYEYLACGLPVLATGGSHLRQFVEDSGGGVHVENDPDRIAEAIDALLADDAYRTELAERGHEYVLDRYTRDRIAERLSDELNAAVDEKT, encoded by the coding sequence ATGTCCGGCGACACGCGCCACGTCGTCTTCGTCTCGCAGCGCTACCCGCCCGAGCAGGGGGGGAACGCCTCCCGCATCCGCGACACAGCGACGAACCTCCGAGAACACGGCTGGGACGTCACCGTGCTGTCACCGGTGAAGTCCTACCCGTTCGGCGAGTTCGAACGGTCGCGGTCGTGGCACACGACCGAGTCCGACGAGGGGATCACCGTCCACCGGTTCTGGACGTGGCAGCCACGGACGAACGACCCGAGCATCGTCAATCGGCTCGCGTACTTCCTCGTCTTCACCCTGCACGCGCTGTGGTGGCTCCTCCGCAACCGGGGGCGGTACGACATCGTCGTCACGTCGAGTCCGCCGATCACGACCGAACTCCCGGGCATCGTCCTGTCGATGCTGGGGACGCCGTGGATAGCCGACGTCAGGGACCTCTGGATCGACGCCGCGGTCGCGCTGGGACACATCGCCGAGGGGAGTGTGCCCGAGCGAGCGGCCCGGCGGTTCCAACGGTTCGCGTTGCGGACGGCCGACAGGATCAGCGTCACGACCGATGCGACGACCGAGGTGCTCGAAGAGACCTACGGCCCCGGGCTCGAGCACAAGACCGTGTTGATACCGAACGGTGTCGACATCGACGACTTCTACCCGACCGGCACGGACGAGCGTCCGGTGATCGTCTACACGGGGAACATCGGCACCGCGCAGGACCTCCACGCGTGCGTCCGAGCGATGGCGCGGATATCGAGCGACGAGGCCGTCCTGCGACTCGTCGGGAGCGGGGACGTCGAGCCGGAGCTGAAGACCCTCGCCGATGAGCTCTCGCTGAACGGCCGCATCGAGTTCACCGGACTCGTCCCCCGCCAGCAGGTCCCGGAGATTCTCAACGAGGCGACGGTCGGCGTCGCCCCGCTGAAAGACACCGAGGCGCTGGAGTACGCGATGCCCACGAAGGTGTACGAGTACCTGGCGTGCGGCCTCCCGGTGCTCGCGACCGGGGGGAGTCACCTCCGGCAGTTCGTCGAGGACTCCGGCGGCGGCGTCCACGTCGAGAACGACCCCGATCGGATCGCCGAGGCCATCGACGCGCTGCTGGCCGACGACGCGTACCGAACCGAACTGGCCGAGCGGGGCCACGAGTACGTCCTCGACCGGTACACGCGCGACAGGATCGCCGAGCGGCTGAGCGACGAACTGAACGCCGCTGTCGACGAGAAGACGTGA